Proteins encoded in a region of the Halorhabdus tiamatea SARL4B genome:
- a CDS encoding transcription initiation factor IIB has translation MATRDIYESGFDEDVRTESSANQCPECDGQVTTNAVETVCEDCGLVIDEQRIDHGPEWRAYDDEECERTGAPLTAARHDRGLSTEIGRGTDAKGNEISGQKRRRLARMRREQTRGRWRSKAERNLAHGLGEVRRLASALELSDSVRDQACQLFRSAQNEDLLRGRSIEAIAAASVYGACRCNGLSRLVDDVSEMARLAESRVTNAYKTLNEELGLPAEPVSPSMFVPRLASDLECPDEIRQRARALAEQAEERGVTTGVHPAGFAAACLYKAGREEGRWLTQSEAADVANASKATVRAHRDTLEERVA, from the coding sequence ATGGCAACCAGAGACATCTACGAGAGCGGATTCGACGAAGACGTCCGAACGGAATCGAGTGCGAACCAGTGTCCCGAGTGCGACGGCCAGGTCACCACGAACGCGGTCGAAACGGTCTGCGAGGACTGTGGGCTGGTCATCGACGAACAGCGCATCGATCACGGGCCGGAGTGGCGGGCGTACGACGACGAGGAGTGCGAGCGAACGGGTGCTCCACTCACTGCGGCCCGCCACGATCGCGGCCTGTCGACGGAGATCGGTCGCGGCACCGACGCGAAGGGGAACGAGATCTCTGGGCAGAAGCGACGGCGACTCGCGCGGATGCGCCGTGAGCAGACCCGGGGTCGCTGGCGGTCGAAAGCAGAACGGAATCTCGCTCACGGACTGGGCGAGGTGCGTCGGTTGGCGAGTGCGCTCGAGCTCTCCGATTCGGTTCGCGACCAGGCGTGCCAGCTCTTCCGGAGCGCCCAGAACGAGGATCTGCTTCGAGGCAGATCCATCGAGGCCATCGCCGCGGCCAGCGTCTATGGAGCCTGCCGGTGCAACGGCCTCTCGCGGTTAGTGGACGACGTCAGCGAGATGGCCCGCCTCGCGGAGTCACGAGTCACGAACGCGTACAAAACGCTGAACGAAGAGCTGGGCCTCCCCGCTGAGCCCGTCTCCCCCAGCATGTTCGTGCCGCGCCTCGCCTCGGACCTCGAGTGTCCGGACGAAATCCGACAGCGGGCCCGAGCCCTCGCGGAACAGGCCGAGGAGCGCGGCGTCACGACGGGCGTCCATCCGGCCGGGTTCGCCGCGGCCTGCCTCTACAAGGCCGGTCGCGAGGAGGGGCGATGGCTGACGCAATCCGAGGCCGCGGACGTGGCGAACGCCTCGAAGGCGACTGTTCGGGCACACCGGGATACGTTGGAGGAACGGGTCGCCTGA
- a CDS encoding DNA cytosine methyltransferase gives MSRGTVVDLFCGAGGASLGFHQAGFEIRGAVDIDEDALDTYERNLTDEGIVDFEPLQADLEETTFDEIRDHFGLEKGEVDVICGCPPCQNFSSLRDTTPWPEDEPKDDLLRAFVERIREEKPDLVFFENVQGILSSGEGAYIKWFRNQMEKVTREEDTEEQGGYGVNLKLVNAANYGIPQRRKRTIGVCVYGADSDDIAVRSPTHTENPDEDDERERWRWVQDAIVRDDLVNLSKGEKQDDDPAHRARNHRQKTIDLMEAIPDDGGSWMDLRGTEHEDLIRECHQNIDSGAGSAYGRMAWKEPAPTLTTRCTTPSCGRFTHPEANRSITPREAALLMTFPREFELPDRISAAERVVGNAVPPDLVEAMLYSPTVEGMFPS, from the coding sequence ATGAGCAGAGGTACCGTGGTTGACCTCTTTTGCGGCGCTGGTGGGGCTTCTCTCGGATTTCACCAGGCAGGGTTTGAAATAAGAGGTGCGGTTGACATCGACGAAGACGCACTCGACACGTACGAACGAAATCTCACGGACGAGGGGATAGTCGACTTTGAACCTCTGCAAGCAGATTTAGAGGAAACGACTTTCGACGAGATTCGCGACCACTTCGGCCTCGAAAAGGGAGAAGTAGACGTAATCTGTGGCTGTCCTCCATGCCAGAATTTCAGCTCACTTAGAGACACTACGCCCTGGCCAGAGGACGAACCGAAGGACGACTTACTCCGGGCATTTGTTGAACGGATTCGGGAGGAAAAGCCCGATCTCGTGTTCTTCGAGAACGTCCAAGGCATCCTCAGTTCGGGAGAGGGTGCCTATATCAAGTGGTTTCGCAATCAAATGGAGAAAGTGACGCGCGAGGAGGACACCGAAGAACAGGGCGGATACGGTGTGAACCTGAAACTCGTTAATGCCGCCAACTACGGGATTCCGCAACGGAGGAAGCGAACCATCGGCGTATGTGTGTACGGTGCGGACTCAGACGACATCGCAGTTCGGTCACCAACACACACAGAAAATCCGGATGAGGACGACGAACGAGAGCGATGGAGGTGGGTCCAAGACGCGATCGTTCGAGACGATCTGGTGAACTTGTCAAAGGGAGAAAAACAGGATGACGATCCAGCCCATCGAGCGAGGAATCATCGGCAGAAAACCATCGATCTAATGGAGGCAATCCCTGACGACGGAGGAAGTTGGATGGATCTCCGAGGAACCGAGCACGAGGATCTCATCCGAGAGTGCCATCAGAATATTGATTCAGGTGCTGGCTCAGCCTATGGGAGAATGGCGTGGAAAGAGCCAGCACCAACTCTTACGACGCGCTGCACGACCCCAAGTTGTGGCCGATTCACTCATCCCGAAGCTAACCGGAGTATAACTCCTCGTGAAGCTGCACTACTGATGACTTTTCCGAGAGAGTTCGAACTACCTGATCGAATTAGCGCGGCCGAAAGAGTCGTAGGAAATGCCGTGCCTCCGGATTTGGTGGAAGCGATGTTGTATAGTCCGACAGTCGAAGGGATGTTTCCCAGTTGA
- a CDS encoding phospholipase D family protein: protein MPDGEENNMVGFDDPPRDFAIAQQLPPSVIEHLRDGFAKFRDSPQTTVNQTTLQEYAPSEYTLSARAVEAVFVGLATDAEAEQISTGDRYADYTFRVSPQLAARTLDRQYVAALAIEEVTERSRKSAPDVSLVATLPDGVTLSEGDAVGAISARARDLVLGASDTVRIANPYFDADQRIVDDLASLPQRGVNLRVLTRETEDPGDDLIDALNTLHEGLDREGRSRLEVRDLYEETDWGRHKLATHAKLAIVDETSCYVGSANLTKTNLSANFEFGIIVEGAPATRTAAVFDDVFAAADPVELPLLR from the coding sequence ATGCCGGACGGGGAGGAGAACAATATGGTCGGCTTCGATGACCCACCTCGGGATTTCGCAATCGCCCAGCAACTTCCACCAAGTGTAATCGAACACCTTCGTGACGGGTTCGCTAAATTTCGGGACTCACCCCAAACCACGGTGAATCAAACTACGCTGCAGGAATACGCACCCTCGGAATACACTCTGTCGGCGCGGGCAGTAGAGGCTGTCTTTGTTGGCCTCGCGACGGACGCTGAGGCCGAGCAGATTTCGACAGGAGATCGTTACGCCGATTACACCTTTCGCGTATCTCCGCAATTGGCGGCACGCACTCTCGATCGCCAGTACGTCGCGGCGTTGGCTATCGAAGAGGTTACGGAACGCTCGCGTAAGAGTGCACCCGACGTCAGTTTAGTTGCGACCCTTCCGGACGGTGTGACTCTCAGTGAGGGTGACGCCGTTGGCGCGATTAGTGCTCGGGCCCGGGACCTAGTCCTCGGGGCCAGTGACACAGTCCGGATCGCGAATCCCTACTTCGACGCTGACCAGCGCATCGTCGACGACCTCGCAAGCTTGCCCCAACGAGGGGTCAACCTACGCGTTCTCACTCGTGAGACAGAAGATCCTGGTGACGACCTTATTGATGCGCTAAACACGTTACACGAGGGCCTTGATCGAGAAGGTCGATCGCGTCTAGAAGTTCGCGATCTATACGAAGAAACGGATTGGGGCAGGCACAAGCTCGCAACCCACGCGAAACTTGCCATCGTCGATGAAACTAGCTGTTACGTCGGCTCGGCTAACCTCACCAAGACGAATCTGAGCGCCAATTTCGAATTTGGGATCATCGTAGAGGGAGCTCCGGCCACGCGAACCGCAGCAGTTTTCGACGACGTGTTCGCAGCTGCTGACCCGGTCGAACTACCATTATTACGATAA
- a CDS encoding DUF1998 domain-containing protein, with amino-acid sequence MAAFTDDDVPLTEDNTIEDMVTRAGEQEQIENLREEGYTEDEIERYLQMQADAGRAVDHLTSEYVTEKTRGEIDPPGTEGDDETREQRAYSLIADQLFTFIRSTEGYEGDPEHDDYDPSTYPEPRKLSDVLTPEFKERYPRARKYQDKLDRINVNEVWVVDNFPLLSVLYGYYRELPDPSQVDLNAFDHPYGDEGTIPVFADRSPSEALILEVDRKALVEWLVDANVVDESVTPDADASDETYQKWLLNNVDPVAVDNPFSDVDHEPTESAYRLLHSMSHALVSTASDQCGLATDSISELILPNVPAIILYAKSTEHFALGGMSTLFETRIHPWVDHTIDFAEQCLLDPACSQDDDGAACHACLHLTTVTCEAFNEHLDRRALVGGPATPAFWNV; translated from the coding sequence ATGGCTGCATTTACTGACGACGACGTTCCCCTCACGGAAGACAACACGATCGAGGATATGGTGACTCGCGCCGGGGAGCAAGAACAAATCGAGAACCTTCGCGAAGAGGGATACACCGAGGATGAAATCGAAAGGTACCTCCAAATGCAGGCTGACGCGGGGCGCGCCGTCGACCACTTGACGAGTGAGTACGTGACAGAGAAGACCCGAGGTGAAATCGACCCACCTGGTACCGAAGGCGACGACGAAACTCGAGAACAGCGAGCGTACTCTCTGATCGCTGACCAGCTATTCACATTCATCCGCTCAACGGAAGGGTACGAAGGAGATCCCGAACACGACGATTACGATCCGAGCACGTACCCAGAACCGCGGAAACTTTCGGATGTTCTCACCCCAGAGTTCAAAGAGAGGTACCCGCGAGCTCGAAAGTACCAGGATAAGCTGGATCGAATCAACGTGAACGAAGTGTGGGTGGTGGACAACTTCCCGCTACTTTCGGTGCTCTACGGCTATTACCGGGAACTTCCAGATCCGTCTCAGGTCGACCTGAACGCGTTCGATCATCCTTACGGTGACGAGGGGACGATTCCCGTTTTCGCCGATCGTAGTCCGTCAGAAGCGCTGATTCTCGAGGTCGACCGCAAGGCCCTCGTGGAGTGGTTAGTTGACGCCAACGTCGTCGACGAATCGGTAACGCCGGACGCTGACGCCAGCGACGAAACGTACCAGAAGTGGCTCTTGAACAACGTCGATCCCGTAGCCGTCGACAATCCATTTTCTGATGTCGATCACGAACCCACCGAATCGGCGTATCGACTCTTACACAGCATGAGCCACGCACTGGTTTCCACGGCATCTGATCAGTGTGGCCTCGCGACTGACAGCATTTCCGAGCTGATCTTACCGAACGTCCCGGCCATTATTCTGTACGCGAAGTCGACCGAACACTTCGCACTCGGTGGGATGTCGACCCTCTTCGAGACTCGAATTCACCCGTGGGTAGACCACACGATCGACTTTGCCGAACAGTGCCTGCTCGACCCCGCGTGCAGTCAGGACGACGACGGTGCTGCGTGTCACGCTTGCCTTCATCTAACGACCGTCACTTGTGAGGCGTTCAACGAGCACCTCGACCGGCGAGCGCTCGTCGGTGGACCAGCTACGCCTGCGTTTTGGAACGTGTGA
- a CDS encoding helicase-related protein, with amino-acid sequence MYAVGENCAAEPIYPAEERNPLADPDPVGVRTVTLPVYEQSKYLPREPIPLQFDVLADNASLSEEDLPAHVLEDLPEQVNGTDEIDLDDLLLILQNEMERAEGHYLDVGDEVLSDKSDEAERRFEEAISSFRDERRRFEQGRKLIRDDDRVREAFTLLNETFIEMGDFPGWRLFQLVFIVMSIPDIVAQADPDREVTNRLDTADVIYYPTGGGKTEAYLGLVTFTAFHDRLRGKEYGTTALTKFPLRFLSLEQLQRAAEVLGHAELVRREDGLEGDPFSVGYFVGKDNVPNKLMDERRYDRVDRIQEAKDDPPEDQDHEFLILSECPFCGNESVEIDGDHERARVDHVCTHSECPWVKLHDGEEPLPVYVTDREVYRHAPTFVVSTIDKISIVGMQRRFRTLLGHIEARCPHHGFTGEEDCLVDDYDYPSKHTCDNEDLVEVDSVDPPSLIIQDELHLLREEFGSFDSHYETLLQTLAEEFGDGWQMKVVAATATIKGAERQVEALYRREHNTFPAQGPRLKQSFYAYAHPRKVGRNMIGGIPRNVSRTFAINRIHEEQARIVQEFQENPAELDGAIADRDPNEGEYDYDELDFSPGEDERKDELIDVLDDYEVQVSYHYAKDNTQLMKRSVRTMINRNLATADGNYHTLRPVLMTGETPLSLVRTYKDEIEADREDREEPIHVVIATSMISHGIDIERFNFIAFHGTPRSTAEYIQSYSRVGREHPGSVYMSFHPMQVKDQSHYHQFHHHHEYEDLLVEATPLERWAKYGIEQTFSGLFCALFLQLFDGEYGGELSERLYDWEGLQEAIHRDEIDVDRQRVENLLARAYDVHDASPSDADAASIYSERLEKMFDDLWPALIDAEPDDDNTFLPHVFGTLTDENDEALVGAREPMTNLRDIDEQIPIEPDTNTAKAINLFTNQ; translated from the coding sequence ATGTACGCGGTGGGTGAGAACTGTGCGGCAGAACCGATATATCCTGCAGAAGAACGCAATCCGTTGGCTGATCCCGATCCGGTCGGCGTTCGGACCGTCACTCTCCCAGTCTACGAACAGTCAAAGTATCTTCCCCGAGAACCGATTCCGCTGCAGTTCGACGTGCTAGCTGACAATGCCTCGTTGTCCGAAGAAGATCTCCCCGCACACGTTCTCGAGGACCTCCCCGAGCAGGTGAACGGGACTGACGAGATCGACTTAGACGACTTACTCCTCATCCTTCAAAATGAAATGGAGAGAGCTGAAGGCCACTACCTCGACGTTGGAGATGAAGTATTATCTGACAAATCTGACGAGGCTGAGCGGCGGTTTGAGGAGGCAATATCTTCATTCAGAGATGAACGTCGACGATTCGAGCAGGGGCGTAAACTCATTCGCGACGATGACAGAGTCCGAGAGGCGTTCACGCTCCTGAATGAGACGTTCATCGAGATGGGTGACTTCCCAGGTTGGCGACTATTTCAACTAGTGTTCATCGTGATGTCGATTCCCGACATAGTGGCACAAGCTGATCCAGACCGGGAGGTGACGAATCGACTCGACACTGCAGACGTCATTTACTATCCGACTGGTGGTGGAAAAACCGAAGCGTATCTGGGGTTAGTCACGTTCACCGCGTTTCACGACAGATTGCGGGGAAAGGAGTACGGAACTACGGCTCTGACGAAGTTCCCGCTACGATTTTTGTCTCTCGAACAACTGCAGCGCGCGGCTGAGGTGCTCGGACACGCTGAATTGGTCCGTCGCGAGGACGGCCTCGAGGGCGATCCGTTCAGTGTGGGTTACTTCGTGGGCAAGGACAACGTTCCAAACAAGCTGATGGACGAGCGGCGCTACGACCGCGTCGATCGGATCCAGGAAGCGAAGGACGACCCGCCTGAAGATCAGGACCACGAGTTCCTCATCCTTTCCGAGTGCCCCTTCTGTGGGAACGAGAGCGTCGAAATAGACGGTGACCACGAACGAGCACGAGTCGATCACGTGTGCACCCACTCGGAGTGTCCGTGGGTCAAGCTACACGACGGGGAAGAACCCCTGCCCGTCTACGTCACGGACAGAGAAGTCTACCGCCACGCGCCCACGTTCGTCGTTTCGACGATCGACAAGATCTCCATTGTCGGGATGCAACGTCGATTTCGGACGCTACTCGGACATATTGAGGCGCGGTGTCCTCACCACGGATTCACCGGAGAAGAGGACTGTCTGGTAGACGACTACGACTATCCCTCGAAGCACACGTGTGACAACGAGGACCTCGTGGAGGTCGACTCAGTGGACCCACCGTCGTTAATAATTCAGGACGAACTCCACCTGCTGCGAGAAGAATTCGGATCCTTTGACTCCCATTACGAGACGTTACTGCAGACCTTGGCCGAAGAATTCGGCGACGGTTGGCAAATGAAGGTCGTCGCGGCGACTGCGACCATTAAGGGTGCTGAACGGCAGGTAGAGGCACTATATCGGCGGGAACACAATACCTTCCCCGCACAGGGCCCTCGCCTGAAGCAGTCATTCTACGCTTACGCTCACCCGCGGAAAGTCGGCCGCAACATGATCGGCGGCATCCCCCGGAACGTATCTCGGACGTTCGCCATCAACCGCATCCACGAAGAGCAAGCACGGATCGTCCAAGAGTTTCAGGAAAATCCTGCCGAGCTGGATGGGGCGATAGCTGACCGAGACCCCAACGAAGGAGAATACGATTACGACGAACTGGACTTTTCGCCCGGCGAGGACGAGAGAAAGGATGAATTGATCGACGTTCTCGACGACTATGAGGTCCAGGTCTCGTATCACTACGCGAAGGACAACACCCAGCTGATGAAGCGCTCAGTCCGGACGATGATAAACCGAAACCTGGCGACGGCCGACGGAAACTATCACACCCTTCGTCCCGTTCTCATGACGGGCGAAACTCCACTCAGCCTGGTCCGGACGTACAAGGACGAGATCGAAGCTGATCGTGAGGATCGCGAAGAGCCCATTCACGTCGTCATCGCGACGTCAATGATCTCGCACGGTATCGACATCGAGCGGTTCAATTTCATAGCGTTCCATGGCACTCCGCGCTCGACGGCTGAGTACATTCAGTCTTATTCCCGGGTCGGGCGGGAACATCCTGGGTCAGTCTACATGTCGTTCCACCCGATGCAGGTGAAAGACCAATCCCATTACCACCAATTCCATCATCACCACGAGTACGAAGACCTCCTGGTAGAGGCTACGCCGCTCGAGCGGTGGGCGAAGTACGGGATCGAGCAAACGTTCTCCGGGTTATTCTGTGCTCTATTCCTGCAGTTGTTTGACGGAGAGTACGGGGGTGAACTCTCGGAGCGTCTCTACGACTGGGAAGGCCTTCAAGAAGCAATTCATCGCGACGAGATTGACGTTGACCGGCAACGAGTCGAGAATCTCCTTGCTCGAGCGTACGACGTTCACGACGCGTCTCCGTCGGACGCAGACGCGGCGTCGATCTACTCGGAGCGGCTAGAGAAGATGTTCGATGACCTTTGGCCTGCGCTAATTGACGCTGAGCCTGACGACGATAACACGTTCCTACCCCACGTGTTTGGAACGCTAACAGACGAGAACGACGAAGCCCTCGTCGGTGCGCGAGAACCGATGACTAATCTTCGTGACATAGACGAGCAAATCCCGATCGAACCGGACACGAACACTGCCAAGGCCATCAACCTCTTCACGAACCAATGA
- a CDS encoding DrmE family protein, whose product MPAGPLIDALCESNDISNKPRLPENPRLRDTRVHWPETLDVHDTLLKGAIERESGVWLLSPTLRHEYLEILTLSALFKLMSTDTDRKRVLVFSRDAHVRERYKELRPGHRRPWSKERFPLATIKPNGEVNQKTTSRGDEGRPPRALFSKHLTHLPDENVASEIGCVIYDETVTYRPNRWDRFQQWLDENDIPSVIYCLHDPLGPTFGHVSEDASGWAWPPALLDAVVDEPTAVDGGVKTVPEVDRQTRVTRQLQNHVDGVSREVHVVEEGEVADDLADVWSSIEELSDVNDDLQSDVLDDGINDLKMALNVISNVVASMGNADRALGNQWETIAPSGWLDRLGHNYENIRDDDAGGPAHGVYGDAVRSLEDVHDEWEDYELSETKRGHLYRLLHGALDADESLLVVVPSDGDRSAVELDLEARGGPLYDALGEELGVISTGALPTAPPADRVILVGPPAWRDRWILRTNHAPEVTVLAYEHQLPLLRYQYDHLDDTLRDVTDRELYRKAAETANKDEEWDAPVVDGVSVNVPMPKGRSEGEDTSEWESSIAEGYDVVEEHEPMSVDEIIDSLDTSSDPSVPSSSGSESGDGQSGSVKCLRLVFDDGRSMPIKRGSRVHVVDGDRGGTVSKYASKVQPGDTIVHVRQTEQLRQQLYDLIKRRGDDKAIMRAERWKIRLEQALDETGDDFGEFKERMREAGADHGDDTFRRWYNLEIDYPRTYDDLPTIAEAYDLTVVKENSEKIWEATQEIKTTYMKLLRELRKQAYRVMAGDDPEQVVLSEDWDIRLADFDVIDEEGQRIVEPHTVVDVHEDQVAPHRLKRIESVDLG is encoded by the coding sequence ACACTCCGACACGAATACTTAGAGATACTCACGTTAAGCGCGCTGTTCAAACTCATGAGCACAGACACGGACCGGAAGCGCGTTCTCGTATTCTCGAGGGACGCGCACGTTCGTGAGCGCTACAAAGAACTCCGCCCTGGTCATCGACGACCTTGGAGCAAAGAGCGGTTTCCGCTCGCTACCATCAAACCGAATGGCGAGGTCAATCAGAAAACGACCTCCCGCGGTGACGAAGGACGTCCTCCAAGAGCCCTCTTCTCCAAGCACCTGACTCACCTTCCCGACGAGAACGTAGCGTCCGAGATCGGCTGCGTCATTTACGACGAAACCGTCACATACCGTCCAAATCGATGGGACCGGTTTCAACAGTGGCTTGACGAGAACGACATCCCTTCCGTGATCTACTGCCTCCACGATCCTCTCGGTCCAACCTTCGGTCACGTATCTGAAGACGCATCAGGGTGGGCGTGGCCTCCAGCGCTATTAGACGCTGTCGTCGACGAACCGACGGCTGTAGATGGCGGAGTAAAGACCGTCCCTGAGGTGGATCGACAGACGCGCGTAACGCGACAGCTACAGAATCACGTCGACGGTGTTAGTCGAGAGGTTCACGTCGTCGAAGAGGGCGAGGTCGCGGACGACTTAGCCGACGTGTGGTCCTCAATTGAAGAGCTCAGTGACGTTAACGACGATCTCCAGAGCGATGTCCTCGACGACGGAATTAACGACCTGAAAATGGCGTTGAACGTCATCTCCAACGTCGTTGCTTCGATGGGTAACGCCGACAGAGCATTGGGGAACCAGTGGGAGACGATCGCACCTTCGGGGTGGCTCGATCGACTCGGTCATAACTACGAGAACATCCGGGACGACGACGCAGGAGGACCAGCTCACGGTGTGTACGGCGACGCAGTCAGATCGTTGGAGGACGTTCATGACGAGTGGGAGGACTACGAACTCTCAGAGACCAAGCGCGGTCACCTCTACCGATTGTTGCACGGGGCACTCGACGCCGACGAGAGCTTGTTAGTCGTGGTTCCCAGCGACGGTGACCGCTCGGCAGTTGAACTAGATCTCGAAGCACGTGGAGGTCCCCTGTACGACGCTTTAGGAGAGGAACTAGGAGTCATTTCGACGGGAGCACTGCCGACCGCACCTCCGGCAGACCGCGTTATACTCGTGGGGCCGCCAGCATGGCGTGATCGGTGGATTCTTCGAACAAATCACGCACCAGAGGTAACTGTACTCGCCTACGAACATCAGCTTCCACTCCTCCGCTACCAGTACGACCACCTCGACGACACGCTTCGCGACGTAACTGACCGAGAATTATACCGAAAGGCAGCTGAGACGGCAAATAAGGACGAGGAGTGGGACGCCCCCGTCGTTGACGGCGTCTCGGTGAATGTGCCTATGCCCAAGGGACGGTCGGAAGGCGAAGACACCTCAGAGTGGGAGAGCTCTATCGCTGAAGGTTACGATGTAGTCGAAGAGCATGAGCCAATGTCTGTCGACGAGATCATAGATTCACTCGACACTTCCAGCGATCCGTCCGTACCTTCCAGCAGTGGATCTGAAAGTGGTGACGGCCAGTCTGGGTCGGTGAAGTGTCTTCGCCTCGTGTTCGACGACGGGAGATCGATGCCCATCAAGCGCGGATCTAGGGTACACGTCGTCGACGGCGATCGTGGGGGAACGGTGTCGAAGTACGCCAGTAAGGTTCAACCTGGAGACACCATCGTCCACGTTCGTCAGACGGAACAGCTCCGTCAACAGCTATACGACCTGATCAAGCGACGGGGCGATGACAAGGCCATCATGCGAGCGGAACGCTGGAAGATTCGGCTCGAGCAGGCGCTCGACGAGACTGGAGACGACTTCGGCGAGTTCAAAGAGCGGATGAGAGAGGCTGGAGCCGACCACGGGGACGACACGTTCCGCCGGTGGTACAACCTCGAAATCGACTACCCCAGAACGTATGATGATCTGCCCACGATCGCTGAAGCCTACGACCTGACCGTCGTGAAGGAGAACTCTGAGAAGATCTGGGAAGCAACTCAGGAAATAAAGACGACGTACATGAAGCTACTGAGAGAACTGCGGAAGCAGGCTTACCGGGTCATGGCTGGCGACGATCCTGAGCAGGTCGTTCTCTCGGAGGACTGGGACATCCGTCTGGCTGACTTCGACGTAATTGACGAGGAAGGACAGCGTATCGTCGAACCCCACACAGTGGTTGATGTACACGAGGATCAGGTGGCCCCCCATCGATTAAAGAGGATCGAATCCGTCGATTTAGGGTAG